In Eubalaena glacialis isolate mEubGla1 chromosome 4, mEubGla1.1.hap2.+ XY, whole genome shotgun sequence, the genomic window GGGCGGCCGAGGCCAGAGATGGAAGACAAGCTGCTCCCCGCCCCCATTCCATTTTCTCCCAGGTCTCAGAAAAGCTGGTGCTGAGCCTGTTGTGGGCTCAGGCAAATCCCTTCCCtcctcaggcctcagtttctccatctgtcacTCAAGGAACACAGTCCCTGCCTCACTTCCTGCTCAGGGAAAGCTCTGTCAAGTTTAGCAGTGAAATGCAGGGGGGAGCTAAGGGATTGGTTATTCCCATTCTGCACTGTGTTCATGTAATTCAAggcaaaaaatagtaataaagtaACAGTAACAACAGTAGTCATTAACATTTGTTGATTGTTATTTATTGAATCCTTACTTTCTAAAAGAGATATTTCTATCAGCCCCATTTTtctgatgaggagactgaggcacagagaagttaaaggaCAAGGTTctggactttcctggtggagcagtggttaggaatctgcctgccaatgcaggggacatgggtttgatgcctggtctgggaagatcccacatgccgcggagcaactaagcccgtgcgccgcaactactgagcccacgtgccacaactactgaagcccatgcacctaaagcccgtgctccacaacaagagaagccaccgcaatgagaagcctgtgcactgcaatgaagggtagctcccgctcgccgcaactagagaaagcccgcgtgcagcaacgaagacccaacgcagccaaaaataaataaatttttaaaataaataaataaataaatttttgaaaaggacaatgttccgggacttccctggtggtccagactccaagctcccaatgcagggggcccaggttcgatccctggtcagggaactagatccctcatacatgctgcaactaagaagtctgcatgccgcaactaagaagtccatgccacaactaaaagatccggcatgccgcaacgaagatccctcatgcggcaactaagacctggcgcagccaaaaataagtaaataaatatttaaaaaaaaaaaaaaaaaaaaaaggacaatgttCCCAGATGGTAAGTGGAAGTTCTGGGATTCGAAACTGACAGGCTGAGTCCAGAGCCCTGAGGTCCCTGTACTGCATCAAGGCTCTTTCAGCAACAGGGAGCTTTAGGAGGGTGCAACAGGGCATGGTGGGGACTGTGGAAAATGAGGACTAGATTCTGCCGTCCTTGGCTGTTTGCCCTCCCACTTCCCTCGGGGTAAAATCCCAAGTTCTCCCAAAGGCCCACAAGGCCCTGCAAGACCTACCCCCTTCAcctccctgccctcacctcctccctctttccccctcccttACTCAGCAGCAACCACACAGGGCTCACTGTTTCTCCAACACACCAGGCACGGTCCTGCctgagggcctttgcactggctgttccctcaaAGTGGAACACTTTTTCCTCCGATATCCCTATTTCTCTCCTTCACTTCTTTCGAAAATactcaaatgttaccttctcagtGAAGCTTTCCCTGACCATTCTATTCAGAACTGCAACCACCAAAAATGGCTTTCCCACTTCCCCTTCCCTGCTTCATTACTGTCCGACATACAGTATACCTTACTTATGTATTATGTTCATTGTCTTCACCACTCCTATCTCAGCTTTTAAAGGCAAggattttttggtctgtttttttttttttttttaattatttatttatttatttatttatttatttatggctgtgttgggtcttcgtttctgtgcgagggctttctctagttgcggcaagtgggggccactcttcaccgcggtgcgcggtcctctcactgtcgcggcctctcttgttgcggagcacaggctccagacgcgcaggctcagtaattgtggctcacgggcccagctgctccgcggcatgtgggatcttcccagaccagggcttgaacccgtgtaccctgcattggcaggcagattctcaaccactgcgccaaccagggaagcccttttggtctgttttattcactactGTATCCCTGGCATCTAGGACAGCATCTAGCACACAGGCACTCGACgagttatttgttgaatgaatgcccTAAATAAAAGTAGTGgtatttaaacaattaaaaacccCATCAGGAAATCAAAACACTTCTGTGGGCCGATTGTGGCCGCCGGGAAGCCAGTTTCAGAGCCCCCAGTGGGTTATTGAACATTTCCAGTTCCCACAAAGGGTTCAGAGTTATATACGGGACCCGAGACCCCACCCCCTGTTAGGCTCCGCCCAACTGCGTCGACGCGCATACAATGGCGTCACTTGGAGCGACCCGGGCATGCGCATTTCACCAGTAGACCGGTGAAGACACACGCGCGACCCGGAAGGCCTTGCCGCAACACTCCAAAGCGGGTGTGAGGGGGGCCGATGGCGGAGGGAGCGGTGGAAGCCCCAGCAgagagtggtggtggtggcgaCCCAGGAGCCATCGAGCCGGAACGGGGAGTAGCGTCCATTAAACTTCAGTGAGTCGCTGGGTCGGGGGAGCAGTTCACGGGGCCTTCCCGGCACCCGTAGCGCGGCCCGAGCGGCGCATGCCGGGAGCTGGGGCAGCGGCCCAGCGCGGGAAGCTCGCAGGCTCTTCTGTTTGGGCCCTTCCTCCGCTCGCAGGGTCAGCGAGCACCCGGGGTCGCGCACGTTGGGGACTGTCACATGTGCGAAAGACACCGCGGTCCATGCTGGGGTGGGCGGGGTTTGAGGCGGAGGCCGCAGTGCGTGCTGGGGAGTGTAGTCCCAGCGTATGACGGGAACAGCGCAAGTGCATCTCAGGCCAGCCGCAGTTACGGGCAGGGAATTGTGTCTGAAGTGAGTGCCAGGGGGCATGCTGGGGCTTGTAGGGCTGAAGGGCATGCTAGGAAATGTGGCGGCTCTGGACCCGTTGCAAGGCACGCGGGAACATGTAGTTTCCTTTAGCCTAACATAGCCGGGGACGTTCACACCTCACACCTGTACTTCATCAGTCTGAGCACTGGGGACCCAGGAACAAAATATGTCCtccctgggatttccctggtggtccagtggtaaagaatccgccttccgatGTAGGGGACGCGGGCTCcatccctggtggaggaactaagatcccacttgctggggggaaactaagcccgcgcgccacaaccactgagctcgtgtgctgcaaactgcagagcccatgcgccctggagtcggcgcgacacaactagagagagagaaaacccgcacgccacaactagagagacgcctgtgcgccacaatgaagaccacgcgtgcagaaactaagacccgacgcagccaaaaaataataataaagaaaataaacaaaataggtcCTCCCTGTGGCCTTGAGGTGCTCCTAGGCTGGCAGCTGGCTAGTTCTAAGTAGTGAGCACCCCATCAGTAGAAGCATGTAAGCAGGAACAAGTGTTCTCAGTCCCTTTCCCCAGCGTTCATTGAATCTGAGCTCAGGGGAGGGACTTCTTCCACAAGCCCTCCTTTCCCCTGCCCCTCTGCTGGCAGATACCTAACCACCAAGGAGCACTTCCACGAATTCCTGGAAGCCAAAGGGCAGGAGAAGCCCAGCCAGGAAACCGAGGCTGGAGACCCTGCTGGCAATGACCTGGCTGAACCTGAGGCCAAGCGGATCCGGCTGGAGGATGGGCAGACAGAGGACAGGCAGACAGAGGAGGCTGTTGAGCCTCGGGAGCAGCCACAGGGTCAGAAGAGGGTCCGGGGTCAGAACAAGTGCCGGCCCCATGTGAAGCCCACCCACTATGACAAGAACAGGCTCTGCCCCTCCCTGGTCCAGGTGAGTGTCATTGTCACCAGAAAGTCCCAGAGGCCTTGAGTGTGAGCCTCTCTACCCCCCATTCAATCTTCATGACGTTATGATGTAAGTATCGTTATTGTTTCCGTCttccaggtgaagaaactgaggcttggtgagGTTACTGACTTGTCTGAGGACGCACAGTCAGGAGGGGAGAGAGTTGAGGTTCAAACCCAGGCTGCCTGGCTGCCTCAGCATCTCCCTGTCCTCCCTCATTGCCTCCCTGTTTCCCTGCAGGAATCTGCCGCTAAGTGTTTCTATGGCGACCGCTGCCGCTTCCTGCACGATGTGGGCCGCTACCTGGAGACCAAGCCAGCTGACCTGGGCCCCCACTGTGTGCTCTTTGAGACCTTCGGCAGGTGCCCCTATGGTGTGACTTGCCGCTTTGCCGGGGCCCATCTGGGACCCGAGGGCCAGAATCTGGTGAAGGAGGGGTTGGTCCAGGCCCCGCCCGTCCGCAATGGCCTGGACAAGGTCCTGCAGCAGCAACTGCGAAAGCGCAAGATCCACTTCAAGCATGCAGAGCAGGCCCTGCGCCAGCTGAGCAAGAGCCAGCTGCCAGGCCCCACTCCCGAAGCCACTGTCCCcgaggtcatggaggctgagggTGCCCCAGGGCAGGACAACTGTGACGCCCAGCAGGCCCCCCAGGGGCCGGGCACCGTTGCCCCTCCCAGTGGCCCTTTAAGGACCTGCGGGCCCCTGACAGATGAGGATGTAGTCAGGTTGCAGCCTTGTGAGAAGAAGCGGGTACGTGTCATGGGCTTCCTGCAGAGGACACTAGCAATGTTGGGGGCAGATAGAGCTGGACACTCACTCCCAGCTCTGGAGGGTCCGGGCTGTGGCAGAGGGGGGCAGTgggaaaggcttcctggaagagaggGTATTGGGACTGGGGTTTTGACAGTTGAGTAGAAGTCTCTAGTGGAgaagaacatggagaaaagaacTTTCGTGGTGGAGGGATTGGTTGGCCTGTGCAGAGGCACGGAGGTGAAAGGGAGCCAGGCTGATTGGGGCAGGACAAAGCGTGTGGGGCAAAAACTGGGGATGCTTGAGGCTTGAGAGGCCTTGAAAGCCAGGTTGGAGTGTGGAGGTTCATTGTGCATTTTCTTTCCCACCAGCTGGACATCAGTGGCAAACTGTACCTTGCCCCCCTCACCACGGTAGGACCCACAGTGAGGTGGGCCGGGAGCTGGCAGCGTGGTCATCCCAGCAGTACCCACTGCCTCCCCACCCTGGGGGCTTGGGGCTTGGGCGGGTGTCTGGGGTCCCTGCCTGCTGTGCCCTCACATGTGAATCTGTCCCCTGCTGTCGCCAGTGCGGGAACCTGCCCTTCCGGCGGGTCTGTAAGCGCTTTGGGGCGGATGTGACGTGCGGGGAGATGGCTGTGTGCATCAACCTGCTGCAGGGCCAGACGTCTGAATGGGCCCTGCTCAAACGCCACCCCTGCGAGGATGTCTTCGGTGTCCAGGTCGGTGCAGccccgagggagggagggagggagggaagaggggctctCAGCTGCCATGTTTCAGAGCCAGGTTCAGGTCTGGGTTCTCCTGGCTCACCTCCCAGACCCCCTGCCTCAGCCACAGGCCAGGTGCCAGCCTGACGCACCTCCAGTAGCTGCTGGCCTTGGCACAGGGCCAGTCAGGGAGGGCCCCTCACCCACTGCCCGGCCACCCGCCACAGCTTGAGGGCGCCTTCCCCgacaccatgaccaagtgtgcCGAGCTGCTGAACCGCACCATCGAGGTGGATTTCGTGGACATCAACGTCGGCTGCCCCATCGACCTCGTGTACAAGAAGGTACCAGCCACTCAACCCTGGCACCCCATGAAGGGCAGAATGTGGGTGGGCGGAGTCCCTGGGGAACCTGTGTGGGCCTCTGGGCCTcgctttccccatctgtacagtGAGGACAGCAGGGGGGTGTCGGGCCCAGCCAGGGTCTCGCGTTCCCAAGCCTGAGCCGCCCGTCTCTCCCAGGGCGGGGGCTGCGCCCTCATGAACCGCTCAGCCAAGTTCCAGCAGATCGTCCGCGGCATGAACCAGGTACAGCCCGAGACACCCTCCACCGCCGCCATCCCCCGCGGCCTGACCCCGCGGCCTGACCCCGGGCCCCACCAACCACACCCGTCCCCACAGGTGCTGGACGTGCCGCTGACCGTGAAGCTCCGCACGGGTGTCCACGAGCGCGTGAATCTGGCCCACCGGCTGCTGCCCGAGCTGCGAGACTGGGGGGCCGCGCTGGTCACGGTGGGTCTCGGGCCACAGCGGGTGTTGGGACCCCCGAGGCGCATCCCTTTCTAACCATTCCTCCCTTCTTGCTCCTCCCTCCTGGTCTTTGGCTCTCCCTCCGTCTCTGTctccgtctgtctgtctgtctttctctctctctctctctctctcagtctgtTTCTTCTGGGCTCTCTgggtctctttctctgtctgattctccgcccccctgcccctccctccctccctccctacctggCTGCCTCTCCTCCAGCTCCATGGCCGCTCGCGGGAGCAGCGCTACACCAAGCTGGCCGACTGGCGGTACATCGAGCAGTGCGCGACAGCAGCCAGCCCCATGCCCCTTTTCGGTGGGTCCCCTGCCACCAGAGGCCACGCACCGGGGCCCACCCGTCACCTGGGCCCCCTCCTGCCCCGATGGGGAATGCTGCTGGGCTGACAAGAACTCCCGAAGCCCCGGCATCCCCGCCTGCACGCAGCTCCCTGAGGCCCCAGTCTCTGTTCCTCAGGAAACGGGGATATCTTGTCGTACGAGGACGCCAACCGTGCCATGCAGACTGGTGTCGCTGGGATCATGATCGCCCGGTAAGTGTGCCCAGGGCGGGGATACAAAGAACCAGCCGGGGCTGCCCCTGAGCGCCCAGCCTGCAGCTCGGGGAAGGTGAGGGCGCGTCTGAGTTTGTCCCCAACGCCGGTGCCCCCAGCCCGCCTGCCTACCCCCTGCTCCGTTATTCCCCGGGCAGGGAGATGTCAGAGGTGGCTGCTTGTGGGGACAGGGGAGACGGGAAATTTCTGTAGCTGTGGGCTCAGGGTTGTGGCTGGGAACTCTTGGGCTTTGAAGTTTGTGTGAGCGTGGCCGGGAGGTTGGGGACCATGGGTTTAGGGGCTGGGGTTCCGCCACCGGCCTGCTGACCACCGCCCGCCCCCAGCGGCGCCCTGCTCAAGCCGTGGCTGTTCACGGAGATCAAGGAGCAACGGCATTGGGACATCTCGTCGTCTGAGCGCCTGGACATCCTGCGGGACTTCGCGCACTACGGCCTGGAGCACTGGGGCTCGGACACGCAGGGCGTGGAGAAGACGCGCCGCTTCCTCCTCGAGTGGCTCTCCTTCCTGTGCAGGTGGGATCGGGGTGGCGGGGCGGGGTGTCTTGGGGAGGCCCGGCCCAAGCCCCTCCCCGGTGCTCCCGTCCGCAGGTACGTGCCCGTGGGCCTGCTGGAGCGGCTCCCGCAGAGGATCAACGAGCGGCCGCCCTACTACCTGGGCCGCGACTACCTGGAGACGCTCATGGCCAGCCAGAAGGCGGCCGACTGGATCCGCATCAGGTGCCCGGGAGCCGCCGAGGCCCTGGGAGatagggcactggggagccagtGGGTGTGGGGCTAGCTGGGCTGGGGGCCGCCCCGCCCCAGGCCTGACTCTGCTCCCGTCCTCCTCACAGTGAGATGCTGCTGGGACCCGTGCCGCCCAATTTCGTCTTCCTGCCCAAGCACAAGGCCAACGCCTACAAGTAGCCACAGGGGCGGGCGGGGGTGTCTGAGTGCCCAGCGGGCTCCCCAGGGAATGAGAAGGcaataaattttattcttttaaaacccAGGCCCTTTTGTGACCCTGAGGCTGTCTCATGCCCCACCCACCATCCCCCCCAGCTTTcccccaccatccccatccccgcAGCTCCCTCCTTCCTCACTCATTCACCAGCCCCATGCTGGCCACTGCTGGTGCCCAAAGGCCTTGACCA contains:
- the DUS3L gene encoding tRNA-dihydrouridine(47) synthase [NAD(P)(+)]-like — protein: MAEGAVEAPAESGGGGDPGAIEPERGVASIKLQYLTTKEHFHEFLEAKGQEKPSQETEAGDPAGNDLAEPEAKRIRLEDGQTEDRQTEEAVEPREQPQGQKRVRGQNKCRPHVKPTHYDKNRLCPSLVQESAAKCFYGDRCRFLHDVGRYLETKPADLGPHCVLFETFGRCPYGVTCRFAGAHLGPEGQNLVKEGLVQAPPVRNGLDKVLQQQLRKRKIHFKHAEQALRQLSKSQLPGPTPEATVPEVMEAEGAPGQDNCDAQQAPQGPGTVAPPSGPLRTCGPLTDEDVVRLQPCEKKRLDISGKLYLAPLTTCGNLPFRRVCKRFGADVTCGEMAVCINLLQGQTSEWALLKRHPCEDVFGVQLEGAFPDTMTKCAELLNRTIEVDFVDINVGCPIDLVYKKGGGCALMNRSAKFQQIVRGMNQVLDVPLTVKLRTGVHERVNLAHRLLPELRDWGAALVTLHGRSREQRYTKLADWRYIEQCATAASPMPLFGNGDILSYEDANRAMQTGVAGIMIARGALLKPWLFTEIKEQRHWDISSSERLDILRDFAHYGLEHWGSDTQGVEKTRRFLLEWLSFLCRYVPVGLLERLPQRINERPPYYLGRDYLETLMASQKAADWIRISEMLLGPVPPNFVFLPKHKANAYK